GCTGAAGCAGCATGGGAATCCTCTAGGAAACTGGGGTGACCTGCTCGCCGGTACGGCCAAAACGGCGCTCCCGGCGGGCATAGTCTTCGATGGCCCGGCGCAGGCAAGCCTGGTCGAAATCGGGCCACAAGGTATCGGTAAAGTACAGCTCGGCGTACGCGACCTGCCACAACAGGAAGTTGCTGATGCGGCATTCGCCGCCGGTGCGGATGAACAGGTCCAGCGGCGGCAGTTCGGCCAGGCTCATCCACCGGCCAAGTCGGGCCTCATCGATGTCGTCCGCGCGCAATTCGCCGCGAGCCACCGCGGCGGCGGCTTGGCGGCTGGCCTGCACGATGTCCCAGCGGCCGCCGTAGCTCACCGCGATGTTCACCTGCAGCCGGTCGTTGCCGGCGGTGCGCGCCATCGCCGCCTGCATCCGCTCGCGCAGGTTCGCCTCGAAGGCGTCGAGATTGCCGATGAAGCGCAGCCGCACGCCGTGGCCGTGCAGTTCGTCCACTTCCTTGTCCAGTGCCCGCACGAACAGCCCCATCAGCGCGCCCACTTCTTCCTGCGGGCGTTGCCAGTTTTCGCTGGAGAACGCGAACAGGGTCAGCGCCTTCACGCCTTCGCGCAGGCAGGCCTCGATCACTTCGCGCACGGCCTTGCGGCCGGCGTTGTGGCCGAAGCTGCGGGGGCGATGCCGTGCTTTCGCCCAGCGCCCGTTGCCATCCATCACGATGGCGATGTGGCGCGGCACCTGGGCGACGTCGGCGCCGGGCATGATGGGGGCGATGACGCTCAGAGCGCCATCAGCTCCTCTTCCTTGGCCTTGACCACGACATCGACGTCCTTCACCGCGCGATCGGTGAGCTTCTGGATCTCGTCGTCGACACGGCGGTCCTCGTCCTCGGTGATCAGCTTTTCCTTGAGCAGGTCCTTGACCTGCTGCAGGGCGTCGCGGCGGACGTTGCGGATCGCGATCTTGGCGTTCTCGCCTTCGTGGCCAACCAGCTTGGCCAGCTCGCGGCGGCGCTCCTCGGTCAGCGCGGGCATGTTGAGGCGGATCACGGTGCCGGCGGTGGTCGGCGTGATGCCCAGGTCCGAAGCCAT
This is a stretch of genomic DNA from Rhodanobacter sp. FDAARGOS 1247. It encodes these proteins:
- the frr gene encoding ribosome recycling factor, which translates into the protein MLNDIKNDAQTRMGKSIDSLRHDLTRIRTGRASTSLVDGIKVSYYGSDMPLAQVASVSLSDARTILITPWEKNMVAPIEKALMASDLGITPTTAGTVIRLNMPALTEERRRELAKLVGHEGENAKIAIRNVRRDALQQVKDLLKEKLITEDEDRRVDDEIQKLTDRAVKDVDVVVKAKEEELMAL
- the uppS gene encoding polyprenyl diphosphate synthase translates to MPGADVAQVPRHIAIVMDGNGRWAKARHRPRSFGHNAGRKAVREVIEACLREGVKALTLFAFSSENWQRPQEEVGALMGLFVRALDKEVDELHGHGVRLRFIGNLDAFEANLRERMQAAMARTAGNDRLQVNIAVSYGGRWDIVQASRQAAAAVARGELRADDIDEARLGRWMSLAELPPLDLFIRTGGECRISNFLLWQVAYAELYFTDTLWPDFDQACLRRAIEDYARRERRFGRTGEQVTPVS